One region of Bacterioplanoides sp. SCSIO 12839 genomic DNA includes:
- a CDS encoding YihY family inner membrane protein → MDRLFRSFYRTISHHSRVWLQLLLVSLKRFEQQQRRRDAAAMTYTTLFALVPVITVSYSVLSAIPALQNWGEDVNQQLLGYVLPQGNEVISDYLTRFSQQARKLTWIGVAVLFITVLLLLRTIEEQFNRIWNVKQSRSGVAVFLRYWAILSLGPLFFGAAFATSSLIAAAPLWADATQHIPDIARLLPWFFSAAALMALYLLVPNCKVPWQHGLFAALFVATVFETAKYVFGQIIGLFPSYQLIYGTFAAVPLFLIWVYFSWNLVIYGAELSFNFGHINRREAQGQTLLLRLKVIEALVNAQRRAEPLSQAQLEQQTRAFNARDIDQFLQLARYKHWLLVSEEGGLCWLPDPQQQAMAELLADLPLQQLTSAATHGSEVEKPIHNWQQALMERMESQVNQPIAGFITMNTDRMPPKS, encoded by the coding sequence ATGGATCGTTTATTTCGTTCATTTTATCGGACTATTTCACATCACAGCCGTGTGTGGCTGCAATTACTGCTGGTCAGCCTGAAACGCTTTGAGCAACAACAACGTCGCCGGGATGCTGCGGCGATGACGTACACCACCTTATTTGCCTTAGTCCCCGTAATTACCGTCAGTTATTCGGTGTTAAGTGCCATTCCGGCGTTGCAGAACTGGGGTGAGGATGTGAACCAGCAGCTGCTGGGTTACGTGTTGCCGCAGGGTAATGAAGTGATCAGCGATTATCTGACACGTTTCAGCCAGCAGGCACGCAAACTCACCTGGATTGGCGTGGCTGTATTATTTATTACGGTATTGCTGTTATTACGCACGATTGAAGAGCAATTTAATCGCATCTGGAATGTTAAACAGTCGCGCTCGGGTGTGGCGGTATTTTTGCGTTATTGGGCCATTTTAAGCCTGGGGCCGTTATTTTTTGGTGCTGCCTTTGCGACCTCCTCGCTGATTGCAGCGGCACCTTTGTGGGCGGATGCGACACAACACATTCCGGATATTGCCCGATTATTACCCTGGTTTTTCAGTGCAGCTGCATTAATGGCACTGTATTTATTGGTGCCGAATTGCAAAGTGCCGTGGCAACACGGGTTATTTGCAGCACTTTTTGTGGCAACGGTATTTGAAACAGCAAAGTACGTGTTTGGGCAAATTATTGGATTATTCCCATCCTATCAGCTGATTTATGGCACCTTTGCGGCGGTGCCTCTGTTTCTGATCTGGGTGTATTTCAGCTGGAATTTAGTGATTTATGGCGCGGAATTAAGTTTTAATTTTGGCCATATTAACCGCCGGGAAGCGCAGGGCCAGACATTATTATTGCGATTAAAAGTGATTGAAGCGCTGGTTAATGCTCAGCGTCGGGCGGAGCCTTTATCGCAGGCTCAGCTAGAGCAACAAACCCGTGCGTTTAATGCCCGCGATATTGATCAGTTTTTGCAGTTAGCACGATACAAACACTGGTTGTTGGTGTCCGAAGAGGGTGGTTTATGCTGGTTGCCAGACCCTCAGCAGCAGGCGATGGCTGAATTATTGGCCGACCTGCCGCTACAGCAGTTAACCTCGGCTGCGACACACGGTAGTGAGGTAGAGAAACCGATTCACAATTGGCAGCAGGCCTTGATGGAGCGCATGGAATCTCAGGTTAATCAGCCGATTGCTGGCTTCATCACAATGAATACCGATAGAATGCCGCCAAAATCTTAA
- the arsC gene encoding arsenate reductase (glutaredoxin) (This arsenate reductase requires both glutathione and glutaredoxin to convert arsenate to arsenite, after which the efflux transporter formed by ArsA and ArsB can extrude the arsenite from the cell, providing resistance.), producing MSDIQIYHNPRCSKSRQTLALLQERGIEPGIIEYLKDIPSADELKQVLSKLGISARELLRTKEDAYKEHNLADQSKSDDDIIAAMIASPKLIERPIVINGDQARIGRPPEQVLEIL from the coding sequence ATGAGCGACATCCAGATTTATCACAACCCACGCTGTTCAAAATCCCGCCAGACACTGGCGCTATTACAGGAACGGGGAATTGAACCGGGCATTATTGAATACCTGAAAGATATTCCAAGCGCTGATGAACTGAAACAGGTGCTGAGCAAGCTGGGCATCTCCGCCCGCGAATTATTACGCACCAAAGAAGATGCTTACAAAGAGCATAATCTGGCCGACCAGAGCAAAAGCGACGATGACATTATTGCCGCCATGATCGCCTCACCCAAGCTGATCGAACGCCCGATTGTGATTAATGGCGACCAGGCACGTATCGGCCGTCCACCCGAGCAAGTGCTGGAGATTCTCTAA
- the wrbA gene encoding NAD(P)H:quinone oxidoreductase, producing MSDAYVLVLYYSRHGKTAQMAQQIARGVEQQSGMQARLRCVPEVSPECEASAPPVPETGAVYCSLDDLKHCSGLVLGSPTRFGNMAAPLKYFLETTSNLWLTGALIDKPASAFTSSSSLHGGQESTLLTMLMPLLHHGMIYAGIPYSEAGLTQTQAGGTPYGASHWAGADNSHELSETEIALCRAQGLRVARLAQKLLPHEAE from the coding sequence ATGAGCGACGCCTACGTTCTGGTGCTGTATTACAGCCGCCATGGCAAAACCGCACAAATGGCGCAGCAGATTGCCCGCGGTGTTGAACAACAAAGTGGCATGCAGGCGCGACTGCGTTGTGTGCCCGAGGTTTCTCCGGAATGTGAAGCCAGCGCGCCGCCCGTGCCGGAAACCGGTGCTGTTTATTGCTCGCTGGACGACCTGAAACACTGCTCAGGGCTGGTGCTTGGCAGTCCAACCCGGTTTGGCAATATGGCTGCTCCGCTGAAATATTTCCTCGAAACCACCTCAAACCTGTGGCTGACCGGCGCTTTAATCGACAAACCCGCCAGCGCCTTTACGTCTTCGTCGTCGTTACATGGCGGCCAGGAAAGTACCCTGCTGACCATGCTGATGCCATTGCTGCACCACGGCATGATTTACGCGGGCATTCCCTACAGCGAAGCCGGTTTAACCCAGACTCAGGCCGGTGGTACGCCTTACGGTGCCAGTCACTGGGCAGGTGCGGATAACAGCCATGAATTGAGCGAAACCGAAATTGCCCTGTGCCGCGCACAAGGCCTGCGTGTTGCCAGACTGGCGCAGAAGTTACTGCCGCATGAGGCTGAATAA
- a CDS encoding DUF2069 domain-containing protein, translated as MTRKAESKNTLTAYAMMLSSYLVTVVILLAETFSDAPESIDSGLIFLASGLGIWLFKILPLLLFVPGFFSRSHKSAAWLSYVSMLYFILAVLLAFTPGASLWGWGMVLSTIALFISSMLFTRWKKVDER; from the coding sequence ATGACCCGCAAAGCTGAAAGTAAAAACACCCTTACCGCCTACGCCATGATGCTCAGCAGTTATCTGGTAACCGTGGTGATTCTGTTGGCAGAGACATTTTCCGACGCGCCTGAGAGCATTGACTCCGGCCTGATTTTTCTCGCCTCCGGTCTTGGCATCTGGTTATTTAAAATTCTGCCGTTGCTGCTGTTTGTTCCGGGATTTTTCAGTCGCTCTCATAAATCAGCTGCCTGGTTGAGTTATGTTTCCATGCTGTATTTTATCCTGGCGGTATTACTGGCATTTACCCCGGGCGCATCCCTCTGGGGCTGGGGCATGGTGCTTTCTACCATCGCCTTATTTATCAGCAGTATGTTATTTACCCGCTGGAAAAAAGTGGACGAGCGCTAG
- a CDS encoding YtoQ family protein, which produces MKLSVYLSGEIHTDWRDDIANGVKEAGLEVELTGPNTNHAASDDCGDEILGKEDNNFWKDHKAAKINGVRTRKLIADADIVVVRFGDKYKQWNAAFDAGYAAALGKSVIVQHDPSLTHPLKEVDAAAMAVCETPEQVVEILKYINRDG; this is translated from the coding sequence ATGAAATTATCGGTTTATTTATCCGGAGAAATTCACACCGACTGGCGTGATGATATTGCTAACGGCGTAAAAGAAGCTGGATTAGAGGTTGAACTGACTGGCCCGAATACCAATCATGCGGCCTCCGATGACTGCGGTGATGAGATTTTAGGTAAAGAAGATAATAACTTCTGGAAAGATCATAAAGCCGCAAAAATTAATGGCGTGCGTACCCGCAAGCTGATTGCTGACGCGGATATTGTTGTGGTTCGCTTTGGCGATAAATACAAACAGTGGAATGCCGCTTTTGATGCGGGTTACGCCGCAGCGTTAGGCAAGTCTGTGATCGTTCAGCACGATCCGTCGCTGACTCACCCATTAAAAGAAGTGGATGCGGCGGCGATGGCCGTGTGTGAAACACCGGAGCAAGTGGTTGAGATTCTGAAATATATTAATCGTGATGGTTAA